The DNA window atatatttcagAAGCTGTTAATCACGTCTATACTTGTGCAGGTACAACGTTTTTCAAATTGCATTCATTGTTCTAGCTGGGCTGACCTTTGTGTACTACTTAGCTTTTGTAAGTGCCCTTCCTTTTCACTCCTACATTCTTGGCTTTTGAAGGCTGCACCTTGAACGTAATTCTGCATGCTTTTGTACCTGGCCAGGGTTGGAGAAGAAAGAGGCCCAGTGGCAGGTTCCAGCTGTCGTCTTAAATTATTCATTTCCTCAAAGTGCATGCTTCCAACAATGGACCTTTTGGAGCTTGAGTTTGGACATTGTAAGAGCAGTTTGATATTCGGATATGCGCGTGTCGTTTTGTTTTATCTCTTCTTCCTGAGCAGACGGGCATCATCCATGGTCGAATTTGGTTGCTGTAGCGATACTGCTGCTTGACTGGTTTTTCACTTTTTGTATGTATTGTTGGTTTGATTAAGTTACACACTAGCTTGTGTAGTTTGTTGCGGGTGGGGGGCTGCTTACAGTTATACATGATGTATCATATGGTCAACGAGAACGAATCATTTGTAGTCAACACTAATCAGATTGTCACGTCTTTTTCGTTTCCTCTTCGACCTCGAGTAACAGATGCTTTGATGGATTAAACATTATATGTTGTAAAGCCTGCAAACGAGGTTGGATGCTTTTAATTTGGATAGTTTGATTCTGCAACTTTAGATTTTCTATTGAATTGAAATTTCACGGTTCTGTGATTTATTTTACATGTTGAGATGAAGTTCAAATCACTTCGATAGCAATTCAATGCACCTCACGGCAACTTCCTCCAAAGAAAACTCAAAATATTCATCATGTTACTGAAAGTAGACTAAAGCACAAGTGCGTTTTCATTCTTAGTGGATTCTAAATGATGAATGCAAGCTTTCACTGTTAGGCAAAAGTATAATTGGGAAGTGCGACTACAAATTGTTCGTCTGAATTCATGGCAGTGTGGAAAGGTTTCGTGTGATTTGGGACGAGCTGACAACTTTAGGATGCAATTTGTTTGGAGTAAAAGTTCTGACGTTCATAGTCGATAAATTTGCCGTGAAAACTACACGTTAAAAAGTCGAGTAATTGAACACATTTTGACATAGATAAGAATCTATAACCATTCAGAGATTAATATTGCTTGCCCTTTGAAATGAATGGAATAGAATCTATATACCATCCAGGAATAGATATTACCTGCATCCATGGTTTGCGGATGCTCCAGAAAAGGATCTCATAATCTGCTCCAGTTCTCTTTTGGCAGATATGGCAAGCAAGAAGTGATTTTGTCATTGGAAGATTATAGGGTGGATCATTCCCAGATGGCAAAAGTTAATTGGTTTTCTGTTGAGTCAATTGATCATTCGAGACTTCCAAGTAGAATATAATACAACCAAAGGGTTGACATAAATGGCAGAAAATGATACAAAACAATCCTGTCTCAAGGCTTTCATGGCAGAGGGTTGAACAGGGAACCAACAGACTACTTTATCCTTACTCCCACTGGATCTGCCAGTGAAGGTTGAGGTCAGCAAAATTCTTCGTGTCACCAGTTGGACCAATGACATCATAAGGTGAGTCCTCAGAAAATTCAGTTGGCAATGACTTCCAGTGCAGACATGGCTCCCATTCAGCCTCTTTGAGAACCTTCAATATCTCCTGCACCACAATCTTGCTTGCTTCCGATGACAGATGAATTCCATCCCTGCAGAAAGGAACGGAATTAAGTCAACAAAACAAGCATCTCAATTTGAAAAGCAGCTCTAGTGAAACTCCCTTGACACAGTTTTTCACCTGAATTCTAGCAATACCTATATGTTTTTCTCTCTGGCTTTCGTTGTTGGTGATCCTATTACTTTCTACCAGCCAAACCAGTTGCATCAGCATGTAAATCTTTAGATAGTGTTTGTTACCACGGAAAAGCATGGGAAAGTGAAGGAAAGTCAGTTATTTTTTCCCCCAAGCATGTTTGGATGGTAACAAACTTATGGTAGAGAATACATCTACCATTATAATTTCACTCTTCTTGGTGGTAGAGATAGGTCCATAATCCTTACGGCACAATTTTACGAAACATGATGCATTGAATAGAAAAACAGAGAATTGATGAGAGAAATGCTATACATAACCAAAGTCTTTATCAGGCTGAGGACTGATTTAAAAAGCATGATCTGGAGCTTGACCACATGAAAAGCTTGATTAGAAAAAACGACAGAAGGACCAAGAATTCACGCAGAGACGCATACTTACACAAAACAGACATCCAGCCAATTATCCCTCTGTTGAAGTGCAGTCCAGAGATCAACAACCTTAATATCCAACTCTCGACACAATTTTATGCAGGCTTCTGAATATATTCGGCAGGATTCATTTGTTCGACAAAGCTGATCACATGTTCGACTAAGGAAAACCATTCAAACACTTCAAATTGATAATGTTCTTCATAAACCACTAAAATTCACTGAAAATTAACATTTCCTTACccaaaaaattcacaaatttgAGCCTCATTCACAGGAGGGGTGCTAAGGAAGAGTACACGAGTCTTGTCCGAAAGAGACTGCCAAAGGAACATTAGTCAGTCGGAAAGCCAGAAAATAATTGAAAAGTTAAAGGAGGCCCAGAATAATTGGATTTGCTCTTGAGGTTCACGTTCACAGAACTAGAtgcaaatacaagataaagcaAGCGCTCTGAAACACGGAAGGGAGTGTAGTAGGGCAGAACAAACAGCTGCCATTAACATACGTTACCAGTGATTGACAATTCAGGTATCAGGTCAGTCCAATGCAAAATAAGTATTTAAAACAGCTTTCTCCAAAAAAAGTCACCTTAAGATGAAAGGCAATTTTCTTCATATTCTCCACATATTCTGCAAGAGGAACATGAGGTCCTTGACCACTTGGGTCAGGTCTCATTGAATCATTACCGCCAAAATAAACTATAACTAGAGAAGGCTGCACGGCTGCATGCTACAGGAAAACAACTTCAAGGATAAGTTTACTGAAAGGTGAAATAGTTCTTGAATATGTTGACGAGGAACATTGGATTCTGATGAAATACTAAAGAGAATGTACCTTGGGGAAAACTTGTTCCAGGACTTGAAGAGCACCCCGTGAGTTCCAACCAGCATATCCTCTCAATAATATATCAGCCTGCCCCCACCAGTTTACACAGAGAGAAAAAGTAGgtcaaaagaaattggcaagGAGATAACTCAGCTATAGCATCATGAACAACGTTAGTCAACAACCATGGTACACAAATATTTGCTAGGCTCTCTCTGTAGCTACCTAGCTGAAAGTGGAATGAAATTATGTGCAAATTCCTAGTTCCTGGGGAAATTAGTCAAAGGGGTATCATTGTACAAGGTCCCTTTTACTCAAGCAAATAATTTTTGTCTCAATATCTCTCACTCTTTATACCTGTAATTATTCAGTCAAACAGATAAGGGGGCCTAATCTGATGATAACTAACGAGGAAAACTAAGACCAATGGTATTACTAGGCGGAAATATTCGTAAACTGCAAGTGCATACATGTCCAAGGGAGGAAGGCACGCGGCACCCAGCACTAAAAAGTCATCGTCTTGGGTGGAAACTGGAAAGTAGCGACCAAATCGGCGTTGAAATGACGCTCGTACAGATATGCTAACAAGAAAGCAAAATCCTCAAAAATGATAATTTATGTTTACCGTTTACAGGGTAGAAGAAAACAACAGAAATATGTTTCTAAGTTTCCAACAGGGGTATCGTCGTGCAGATTTGGCCTGACCTTGACTTGGAATTGAAATCGCGAAAGCAAAACGTTAACCCGTCAAATTACTAAAGACcaggaaaaacaaaaatcaagaaatcttgCACGATTAGAGGCGCCCACCaggaaggaaaacaaaacaattGCTCCAAAACGGGGGAAAGACGGAGAAGAAGAGGGATGTACCTTGCGAGCATAGATGTCAGTGAGGATTGCACCAAAACCGTCTTGGCTGTAAGCAAACTGTACGATGGATGAGCCAAACAGAACGAACTGGGGGCGTTCAGGTCCTACCATTTTCCAAATTCCGACCGGCAAAGACCAATGATATATACAATTTCTGGTTACGGTAGTTACCGGAGCTGGTTAAGCAATTGTGAGTTGGTTAAGTTGTATGAGCTGTCAATTAGTTAGTTAGATAAAGGAGCTAAACCGACTTAATGGTAGCTTAAAACAGAAGCAGTAAGGAGAGTGAATTCATTCTGGATTGTAACAAGAAAATTCTTTCAATTGTACATCTCTCTCATCTCTTCCATCAATACAATAGCATCTTGAACTTTCGAATTGCTGCTCCATTTCTCCTGCAATTCCTAAGCTTTGGTTTTCTGGTCTTCACTGCCTTCTGTATCAACCAACCCGGCCCCATCTGTTGTTTACACCTTTACCCCTCGCCCCACTACTACTTCTACTGTTCTACGACAGCACGAGAtcgggtcttttttttttggtagtgATTAATGATTGGTGGTTTGAAAGGTGAAATGCATGTGATTGAAAACTGTGCttaaaaattattataaaaaaattcCAAATGCCGCTAAATCCATATCCCCTTTTCTGTTTTACTACAAATATATTCTTTTGGTTTAAGAAAAAGAATGGTTGAGGGATTTTGACAGAAGATTGAACTTTGAAGGCGATCCTGCTAGTCCCCGTAGAATGCTAAAGATCTATCACTAATTGATCAGTGGCTTCCCAGCTCAACCTTTAATAACTAATATGTAAACCTCATATTCTACCCTTTCATTTACCTGTCCGTTTTGGTTGTTATCGTCATCACCCTTTTTGGTAATACGTTGAGATGTTTTCAAACTACGCACAATGCCCGTATTACATGAACGATTCTAAGACCATAAGTGGCTTTTTTATGTAAACAAATAACAAGAACTAGCCCTTTGGGGATCAATGGCGCGATTGCTATCCTATGTTTTTAGACTCGGATCGGGTATTGACTCGGTGAGCTCAGGAATCACGAATCAATGGATTCGATCGAGTTGAatcggatgacgtcataaataaaaattaaaatattttatgtGAGATACCTAAAagcatgttaatattaataaaggtcTATTCGGATATATTTGatatttcaaatatatttaacaagaaaatacaaagaaattagaatgatcaagtagcaatttatattattcaatgaacattaacaagtttagaattaaaattatggacttgattgaaaaataacaccaaactttaggacaacatttataaaatatgaagtatttgagatatattaataatttttaacaacttaggggtcaaaatataatattaaaaatgcTTTGACCttttaacaacaaaaaaaaaaaaagaagagaaacatcatttttaagggtaaaaagaGAAATGCTTTGACCCACCataatcattttttaagggtaaaaagaTTAAAGTTAAAGTAACAATTCTTATCTAAATCCATTTAACCATCCATATCCACCACCCTTAAATGGTTTTGGATCTACCAAAAAATATTTATACGGACACCAATGGTTTTGTTCAAGTTAAACCACATAAAAGACAAACTACAGATTATCATCCTCACTGTTCTTGCATCGTCGTACCTTTATGCGTTTCAGGTGTTCGCATGTACTGGCCACGGATATGCACTTATTCGCCTCTCTAATTCAAGCAATTTTTCTATTCTAGTTTTGTGTCGAGATTGAGGATTTAATGTTCTTCAAGTGTTAATAGAAGGGCAGTAGTAGAAtattttgttccttttcttttggttaACAATTGGTGGTCGGTTGAGGAGAATGCTCAAGTTGGTCTCAAATTGAAACTTTCTGGTGAgcttttttgaagttttaggATGGAAATCGGGTCCAAAACATTGAGACAAGACTGGCACCATGAATTTCGATCGTCTTTTTTTGGTGGCTGAGTACAGGCGTAACACAGTTACGCGGCGGCGATGGTGTTTCATTTGCCTCGAGAATGAAAGAGGAGAAGAAACGAAGGAAAAGAATTACTAAGaagaattaagaaaaaaaaatcatttactAAATTATCCATTTATGTCTGGTCCATGTATAACCATTTACTATTAGATTGGATCAATTTGATCCACGATGAATTTAGTTAGAATCACGACGATTTAAGTATCCATTTTATCATCTCTAGTTCACTCAATTTCTATTCATTTTAGTTCCTAATAAAGTTAGATCTGATTCGaacaatatttatttattttttctaaaaaatttagATGAGAATCAATTCATATTTTTGTCATTAAAAAAGCGAGATTTGAAAAGTGCTTGAATATAAAACAAAAAAGTGCTTAAATATTTAATATGCGTTTTTATACATAACACATGTTTTATGCATCCTAATCGTATACTTAAAggtatttaaatatttaatacATATTTTAATTAAAAGTTTTATTAAGTAAAGCATTTTTTAATAACATGGAATAAGATGCAGTTCCATACTTACCCCATGCCACAGTAAAAAGTGCTTAAACGAAGGAAAaacttgttccttttttttttttttaaattttagttagTCGATaggatataaaataaaaaaggggaaaaaactTGTTCCATTTTTTGCACTCAGTATTTAGCGCTTCCCTTTGGTGAAAACTAACGAGAAATAGCCAAGAGCAGTAGGTCATCGTCGGCGCCGCTCTGTAGTAGTATTGGCATCTTCTTCAGCCCGCTTGTCGCAGTTCTCACAAAACTAGTCGCAGTAGCCTGGAAAAGAAATGGATATTGCTTTATTTTCTCCGGCTTCTCTTTTCGCTGATCCCGACGGCGATTCCAATGGTCATCTCCTTTTCTATCTCATATTATTCTCTATTTCTTTCGATGTATCTCATGCCCTGTGTTTTCTTCTCGTTATTTTGCGTGTTAATTAAAATTCTGTTATTATTTGTCAGATGAGGAAACTAAAGAATCCCATCAAAATTTCGTGGAGAGAAAGCACCAATTCCCTGGAATGGTCAGCATTTCAATCTAActagtgttattttctttttcttttaagtaACATTTATTGTTTGTAAAATACTCTACCCAACAATTAGGAGGAAAACAACAAATAACGACTAAATATTAGTTGGATTTATAGAGCCGCTTCTCTCTGACCTTATTGTTTTGGGCTTGTAGTTATTATTGGGTAGAGCAACTTTCTAGAATGATGTGAGCTACAGTGGCTATTTGTTGCAGCCGTACACTAGTCTTACCTTTGGACCTTTCTTTTTTCGGGGGGGAGGGGGGCGGGGGTTCTGCAGGAATTGATCATTCGGGAGTTTTCGTTTCACCAGCTGAATGCTAATTTGTTGTGGCCTGGAACGTTTGCATTTGCAGAATGGTTAGTTCAGAACAGATCATGGATGGCAGGACGGCGTGTAATTGAGCTGGGAAGGTATACCTTGTTTGTGgttcttgtgtttaaacaactgCACTGCATCTTTTAGCCCTATGGAAGTTTATGATTAGGAACCTGAAAAGCTGCATTCCC is part of the Coffea eugenioides isolate CCC68of chromosome 6, Ceug_1.0, whole genome shotgun sequence genome and encodes:
- the LOC113775552 gene encoding GDSL esterase/lipase CPRD49-like; amino-acid sequence: MVGPERPQFVLFGSSIVQFAYSQDGFGAILTDIYARKADILLRGYAGWNSRGALQVLEQVFPKHAAVQPSLVIVYFGGNDSMRPDPSGQGPHVPLAEYVENMKKIAFHLKSLSDKTRVLFLSTPPVNEAQICEFFGRTCDQLCRTNESCRIYSEACIKLCRELDIKVVDLWTALQQRDNWLDVCFVDGIHLSSEASKIVVQEILKVLKEAEWEPCLHWKSLPTEFSEDSPYDVIGPTGDTKNFADLNLHWQIQWE